The following are encoded in a window of Arcobacter arenosus genomic DNA:
- a CDS encoding sensor histidine kinase: MIELLTNNEQYILFFLLFVFILVYAVSKLNYNQKLEKEVNKQLQELREKDKLLVAQSKLAAVGETLAHIAHQWKQPLSQINSVVLNIEADFEEKKLDAKKLEEHLNEIEKLTFYMSDTIESFNNYLQPNEDKEVFSMKDAFDNAFALVYKLLESKQIECKFEIIEDSKVYGVKKEFVQAILVILNNAKDVLVDNQVKSPKINILIKTKDSKAILEISDNGGGIPNEFFHKIFDPYFTTKPHSKGTGHGLCMAKMIVEKSMHGKLNVKNEKLGAKFSILLARKDNE; this comes from the coding sequence ATGATAGAACTATTAACAAATAATGAACAGTATATTTTATTTTTTTTATTATTTGTTTTTATTTTAGTTTATGCAGTTTCAAAATTAAATTATAATCAAAAACTTGAAAAAGAGGTTAATAAACAACTTCAGGAGTTAAGGGAAAAAGATAAACTTTTAGTTGCCCAATCTAAACTTGCTGCTGTTGGTGAAACCTTGGCTCATATTGCCCATCAGTGGAAACAACCATTATCTCAAATAAATTCTGTGGTACTTAATATAGAAGCAGATTTTGAAGAAAAAAAGCTAGATGCTAAAAAACTTGAAGAGCATTTAAATGAGATTGAAAAATTAACTTTTTATATGAGTGATACAATTGAAAGTTTTAATAATTATCTTCAACCAAATGAAGATAAAGAAGTTTTTTCAATGAAAGATGCCTTTGATAATGCCTTTGCTTTAGTTTATAAACTTTTAGAATCAAAACAAATTGAGTGTAAATTTGAAATTATTGAGGATTCAAAAGTTTATGGAGTAAAAAAAGAGTTTGTTCAAGCAATACTTGTAATTTTAAATAATGCAAAAGATGTGTTAGTAGATAATCAAGTGAAATCCCCTAAAATAAATATACTTATTAAAACAAAAGATTCAAAGGCAATTTTAGAAATAAGTGATAATGGCGGGGGGATACCTAATGAGTTTTTCCATAAGATTTTTGACCCATACTTTACAACTAAACCCCACTCAAAAGGTACTGGTCATGGACTTTGTATGGCAAAAATGATAGTTGAAAAATCAATGCATGGAAAATTAAATGTAAAAAATGAAAAACTTGGTGCAAAATTTTCAATTTTATTAGCAAGGAAAGATAATGAATAA
- a CDS encoding Opr family porin, whose protein sequence is MKRLNLGLSFIAALSIYSTANAQSLADALTNGKISGEVTSTYENRDFDIDSGTYYRSSAYSVGSFALKYETDIWNNFALTSKFRAYATIYEDDDNSNTGTGKGDASSRFYETGTNKNVDIEELFLSYEPNDNFSIKAGRQFISSYWINKTNDAIKIDANIENTSLEAIWTLRNGRVYARDYRPVSKVNSHDGVFQIALNHKFNDMFTLSAYDRIEPDIRDIMGAKADAKLGDFSFGIHYASSKEDDSSIKDSNLIHLTASTTVLGFTPYAGFIKVDEEAAFPGWTSSGETIDPMEEGDYIYEKDAQTLYLGVSKSFGNLSSTLLYGQTDYLSGNDKRKVKETTLWLGYPITKKLNANLGLTNVNEDENSAASDLNQINFTLAYSF, encoded by the coding sequence ATGAAAAGATTAAATTTAGGTTTATCTTTTATTGCAGCATTATCTATTTATAGTACTGCAAACGCTCAAAGTTTGGCTGATGCTTTGACAAATGGAAAAATAAGTGGTGAAGTTACATCTACTTATGAAAATAGAGATTTTGATATAGATTCTGGGACTTACTACAGAAGCAGTGCTTATTCTGTTGGCTCATTTGCATTAAAATATGAAACAGATATTTGGAACAATTTTGCATTAACTTCAAAATTTAGAGCTTATGCAACTATATATGAAGATGATGATAACTCAAATACAGGAACTGGTAAGGGAGATGCATCTAGTAGATTTTATGAAACTGGAACTAATAAGAATGTTGATATAGAAGAACTGTTTTTATCATATGAACCAAATGATAACTTTTCAATAAAAGCAGGTAGACAATTTATCTCATCATATTGGATAAATAAAACAAATGATGCAATTAAAATTGATGCAAATATTGAAAACACTTCACTAGAAGCCATTTGGACACTAAGAAATGGTAGAGTTTATGCAAGGGATTATAGACCTGTAAGTAAAGTAAATAGTCATGATGGAGTTTTTCAAATAGCTTTAAATCATAAGTTTAATGATATGTTTACCCTTAGTGCCTATGATAGAATTGAACCAGATATAAGAGATATTATGGGAGCAAAAGCTGATGCTAAATTAGGTGATTTTTCTTTTGGAATTCACTATGCTTCAAGTAAAGAGGATGATTCGTCAATAAAAGATTCTAACTTAATTCATTTAACTGCAAGTACTACAGTATTAGGATTCACTCCATATGCTGGTTTTATTAAAGTAGATGAAGAGGCAGCTTTCCCAGGTTGGACAAGTAGTGGTGAGACAATTGACCCTATGGAAGAGGGGGATTATATATATGAAAAAGATGCTCAAACTTTATATTTAGGTGTAAGTAAATCATTTGGAAATTTAAGTTCTACATTATTATATGGACAAACTGACTATTTATCTGGAAATGATAAAAGAAAAGTAAAAGAAACAACTTTATGGCTAGGGTACCCAATAACAAAAAAATTAAATGCAAACCTTGGTTTAACTAATGTAAATGAAGATGAAAATTCAGCGGCTAGCGATTTAAATCAAATTAACTTTACACTAGCATACTCTTTTTAA
- a CDS encoding response regulator transcription factor: protein MNNLTILYAEDEIETRKNYGNYLKRNFKEVYIAQNGEEALKYYEKFEPNIMLLDINMPFINGLELTKKIRENDKKTRIIILTAHLEQDKLLFAAELNLTKYLPKPISRMKLKEALNEAVNQYKELNDESSNFELKEGYIFNKDSNKLIYKDTEIKLTKHESQFLVLLTSNKNRIFTSDEIYNYLWDEVDICESSATKLKDLIKRLRKKLPKDSIENIYGAGYKLNIKEKK, encoded by the coding sequence ATGAATAATTTAACTATTCTTTATGCTGAGGATGAAATAGAAACAAGAAAAAATTATGGAAACTATTTAAAAAGAAATTTCAAAGAGGTTTATATTGCTCAAAATGGAGAAGAAGCCTTAAAATATTATGAAAAATTTGAACCAAATATTATGCTTTTAGATATTAATATGCCTTTTATAAATGGTCTTGAGTTAACAAAAAAAATTAGAGAAAATGATAAAAAAACAAGAATAATAATTTTAACTGCTCATTTAGAACAAGATAAATTACTTTTTGCAGCTGAGTTAAATTTGACAAAATATTTACCTAAGCCAATTTCTAGGATGAAATTAAAAGAGGCTTTAAATGAAGCTGTAAATCAGTATAAAGAGTTAAATGATGAATCTTCAAACTTTGAACTAAAAGAGGGATATATTTTTAATAAAGATTCTAATAAATTGATTTATAAAGATACTGAAATAAAATTAACTAAACATGAGAGTCAATTTTTAGTACTTTTAACTTCAAATAAAAATAGGATTTTTACCTCTGATGAAATTTATAATTATCTTTGGGATGAAGTTGATATCTGTGAAAGCAGTGCAACGAAATTGAAAGATTTAATAAAACGTTTAAGGAAAAAGCTTCCAAAAGATTCAATTGAAAATATCTATGGAGCAGGGTATAAACTAAATATAAAGGAAAAAAAATGA
- a CDS encoding GyrI-like domain-containing protein, giving the protein MKVRHIEKLMVAGLGVRTNNNNEMNPETAKIGQLWDDYQDKNILGKTFNKANKSSMYGVYSDYESDVNGDYTVTVAVEVTKPKNAIIIKDQRYLVFSKEGELPEIVIECWKDVWEYFEKDSEYERAYTIDFEKYSKENFIEIYVSIK; this is encoded by the coding sequence ATGAAAGTTAGACATATAGAAAAATTAATGGTAGCAGGTCTAGGAGTAAGAACAAATAACAATAATGAGATGAATCCTGAAACAGCTAAAATTGGTCAACTTTGGGATGATTATCAAGATAAAAATATTTTAGGAAAAACTTTTAATAAAGCTAATAAATCGTCAATGTATGGAGTTTATTCAGATTATGAATCTGACGTAAATGGAGATTATACAGTTACCGTTGCAGTTGAAGTTACAAAACCAAAAAATGCAATTATTATAAAAGACCAAAGATATTTAGTTTTTTCAAAAGAGGGTGAATTACCTGAAATTGTTATTGAGTGCTGGAAAGATGTTTGGGAATATTTTGAAAAAGATAGTGAATATGAACGTGCTTATACAATTGATTTTGAGAAATATTCAAAAGAAAATTTTATTGAAATATATGTATCAATAAAATAG
- a CDS encoding response regulator transcription factor translates to MQKELLEKLQTLTILYAEDEEGIRKNIADSLQYYVKEVFEASNGEEAFELYNEKKPDIIFSDIHMPLLNGIDLVKKIRKNDRQTPVVMITAHTDKKYLMEAVELHMEKYLVKPVELEPLFEVLESCVNLLEINKVIKLKSDENYSYDFDKKQLYYKDEIVVLNKKEILFFEVLIKNQNRITSYEELQDKVWGDDIMTDSALRSLVRNLRKKLPTDIIMNLSGSGYRFV, encoded by the coding sequence ATGCAAAAAGAGTTATTAGAGAAACTACAAACATTAACTATTCTTTATGCAGAAGATGAAGAGGGTATAAGAAAGAATATTGCTGATAGTTTACAATACTATGTAAAAGAGGTATTTGAAGCTTCAAATGGTGAAGAAGCCTTTGAACTTTATAATGAAAAAAAACCTGACATTATTTTTAGTGATATTCATATGCCCTTGTTAAATGGCATTGACCTTGTAAAAAAAATAAGAAAAAATGATAGGCAAACACCTGTAGTTATGATAACTGCCCATACAGATAAAAAATATCTTATGGAAGCAGTTGAACTACATATGGAAAAATATTTAGTAAAACCAGTTGAATTAGAACCTTTATTTGAGGTTTTAGAGTCTTGTGTAAATTTACTTGAGATAAATAAAGTTATTAAGTTAAAAAGTGATGAAAACTATAGTTATGATTTTGATAAAAAACAATTGTATTATAAAGATGAGATAGTTGTTTTAAATAAAAAAGAGATACTTTTTTTTGAAGTTTTGATAAAAAACCAAAATAGAATTACTAGTTATGAAGAACTTCAAGATAAAGTTTGGGGTGATGATATTATGACGGATAGTGCTTTACGTTCACTTGTTAGAAATCTTAGAAAAAAACTTCCAACTGATATAATTATGAATCTCTCTGGTTCAGGATATCGTTTTGTTTAA
- a CDS encoding sensor histidine kinase produces MIKFIKKMNIKIKLGILFLILCVSIAILGYKTIVISEDNKNTLKEVHSKSQAVLSLQNNVITPLYSLRQLNQSLVMAPNKQIRRKIEEDINKIELDLDKNFKNTKRFSLKIFEMWESYKKHIHQTKQYLDEEFEEGAYINVTTINKKQFDLLIIELLNLQKTSLNNSSIAYNDAVTKTKEIKLEIFLSIAILFSFAVIIGWLISSNILNSIYKVQNGLNDFFKYLNDKKTKVSKIELSTEDEFKQMATIINENVQLISNNIEQNEALIKDATKILENIKCGNLGTRINQETNNESLNELKIMINDMIENLEDKIQREIDQRLEQEQILIQQSKLASMGEMIGNIAHQWRQPLAQISAIHMNMKVTYDFNKFDKKYLDEKIKEANTLTSYMSQTINDFQNFFKPQGEKELFSIKKACEDAFYIIESSLKYHGINLEFDVIEDSEVLGYKNEYSQVILNILSNAKDIFLERKIESPKIKIEIKVGENYSIVKIQDNAGGVEKSILDKIFEPYFTTRHKTQGTGIGLYMAKNIIERNMQGFINVRNFENGALFTIKVLK; encoded by the coding sequence ATGATTAAATTTATAAAAAAAATGAATATTAAAATAAAATTAGGAATTTTATTTCTTATTTTATGTGTATCAATTGCTATATTAGGATATAAAACAATAGTTATTAGTGAAGATAATAAAAATACTTTAAAAGAGGTTCATAGTAAGTCTCAAGCTGTTTTATCTTTACAAAACAATGTTATTACTCCTTTATATAGTTTAAGACAGTTAAATCAATCCTTAGTTATGGCACCCAATAAACAAATAAGAAGAAAAATTGAAGAGGATATAAATAAGATTGAACTCGATTTAGACAAGAACTTTAAAAATACTAAAAGATTTAGTCTCAAGATTTTTGAGATGTGGGAGAGTTACAAAAAACATATTCATCAAACAAAACAATATTTAGATGAAGAGTTTGAGGAGGGCGCATATATTAATGTAACTACTATCAATAAAAAACAATTTGATTTATTAATAATTGAACTTTTAAATCTTCAAAAAACCTCTTTAAACAATTCAAGTATTGCATATAACGATGCAGTTACAAAAACAAAAGAGATTAAGTTAGAAATATTTTTAAGTATTGCCATACTTTTTTCTTTTGCAGTGATTATAGGATGGCTAATTTCAAGTAATATTTTAAACTCAATTTACAAAGTTCAAAATGGCTTAAATGATTTTTTTAAGTACTTAAATGATAAAAAAACCAAGGTTAGTAAAATTGAATTAAGTACAGAAGATGAGTTTAAGCAAATGGCAACAATAATCAATGAAAATGTTCAATTAATTAGTAATAATATTGAACAAAATGAAGCTTTAATTAAAGATGCTACAAAGATACTTGAAAATATAAAATGTGGAAATCTAGGAACTAGAATTAATCAAGAAACAAATAATGAATCATTAAATGAATTAAAAATTATGATAAATGATATGATTGAAAATTTAGAGGATAAAATACAGCGTGAGATAGATCAAAGATTAGAACAGGAACAAATATTAATACAACAATCAAAATTAGCTTCAATGGGAGAGATGATTGGAAATATTGCCCATCAATGGAGACAGCCACTTGCACAAATATCTGCCATTCACATGAATATGAAAGTAACATATGATTTCAACAAATTTGATAAAAAATATCTTGATGAAAAGATAAAAGAAGCAAATACTTTAACTTCGTATATGTCTCAAACAATAAATGATTTTCAAAACTTCTTTAAACCTCAAGGTGAAAAAGAACTTTTCTCTATAAAAAAAGCTTGTGAAGATGCCTTTTATATCATTGAATCATCATTAAAATATCATGGTATAAATTTAGAATTTGATGTTATTGAAGATAGTGAAGTTCTAGGATATAAAAATGAATACTCACAAGTTATTTTGAATATATTAAGTAATGCAAAAGACATTTTCTTAGAGAGAAAAATAGAAAGTCCAAAAATAAAGATAGAGATAAAAGTAGGAGAAAATTATTCTATTGTAAAAATTCAAGATAACGCTGGTGGGGTAGAAAAAAGTATTCTAGATAAAATTTTCGAGCCATATTTTACAACTAGGCACAAAACACAAGGAACAGGCATTGGGCTTTATATGGCTAAAAATATTATTGAGAGAAATATGCAAGGTTTTATAAATGTTAGAAATTTTGAAAATGGAGCATTATTTACTATAAAAGTTTTGAAATAA
- a CDS encoding ABC transporter substrate-binding protein, with product MFKIFKLISFILILTIYLEASSHIVKEFEFREDISSKNIASKLHPKSHINIFLPSIPYSYIAKATNAGLIRSYDNEKGWVYDLAKSHKRVDDFTYIFELRENLKFQNGDVFTIDDAIYNLNFFKKNPFLYTNINKIDFDVFKVDERHLKIVLKQKYEMFLTDLARVYFYTKEYIQYYNPVGGETGTANKVAGEFGMGPYIIKSGYALGDKQTNKIELIANPYYWNYNYPKIKNITVYTQLDINKAIEDITKNEGKLDLMPIPFNKKLEVILSPYSKLIVSKSTDNFVLFFNLINGNKKLLNKEVRVALNQALNQENLLNFVYKNEGKVSPFTTSINYKVVEEIANEYIINEKKLSQNQINKLLNGLELEIFTQDRFLFLLKGIEYQLKKYGVKFNYKITTSEKDIYKQLLNTNKNKNTQKWDILVWGDDDWYYQNPWTVFFIYENNSVWSTIPKDEKMQEYIQKYFITKQNSQEFKEVVKNILFQARKEAYTLRVPSLNKVIAVNKELIYKPYQGGIIPLWEIEISKNHWSVREEKNYPNDLKKAIKPKRF from the coding sequence TTGTTTAAAATCTTTAAACTAATATCTTTTATTTTAATTTTAACTATTTATTTAGAAGCTTCATCTCATATTGTAAAAGAGTTTGAGTTTAGAGAAGATATCTCTTCAAAAAATATAGCATCTAAGCTTCATCCAAAATCCCATATAAATATATTTTTACCATCAATTCCATATTCATATATTGCAAAAGCTACAAATGCAGGTCTTATTAGATCTTATGATAATGAAAAAGGTTGGGTATATGATTTAGCAAAAAGTCATAAAAGAGTTGATGATTTTACTTATATTTTTGAATTAAGAGAAAATCTAAAATTCCAAAATGGCGATGTTTTTACAATAGATGATGCTATTTATAATCTTAATTTTTTTAAGAAGAATCCTTTTTTGTATACAAATATTAACAAAATAGATTTTGATGTTTTTAAAGTTGATGAAAGACATTTAAAAATTGTATTAAAACAAAAGTATGAGATGTTTTTAACTGACCTAGCAAGGGTCTATTTTTATACAAAAGAGTATATTCAATACTATAATCCTGTTGGTGGAGAAACTGGAACTGCAAATAAAGTTGCAGGGGAATTTGGAATGGGACCATATATTATAAAAAGTGGTTATGCACTAGGGGATAAACAAACAAATAAAATTGAATTAATTGCTAACCCATATTATTGGAATTATAATTACCCCAAAATAAAAAATATAACAGTTTATACGCAACTTGATATAAATAAAGCAATCGAAGATATTACAAAAAATGAGGGAAAACTAGATTTAATGCCAATCCCATTTAATAAAAAACTTGAAGTTATTTTATCCCCTTATTCAAAGCTTATTGTTTCAAAATCGACAGATAATTTTGTACTTTTTTTTAATTTAATAAATGGAAATAAAAAGCTTTTAAATAAAGAGGTAAGAGTTGCTTTAAATCAGGCCTTAAATCAAGAAAATTTACTTAATTTTGTTTATAAAAATGAAGGCAAAGTTTCCCCTTTTACGACATCAATAAATTATAAAGTTGTTGAAGAAATTGCTAATGAATATATAATAAATGAAAAAAAATTATCTCAAAACCAAATTAATAAACTATTAAACGGATTAGAATTAGAGATTTTTACTCAAGATAGATTTTTATTCTTATTGAAAGGCATTGAATATCAATTAAAAAAATATGGGGTTAAATTCAACTACAAAATCACGACAAGTGAAAAAGATATATATAAGCAATTACTTAATACCAATAAGAATAAAAATACACAAAAGTGGGATATTTTAGTTTGGGGAGATGATGACTGGTATTATCAAAATCCTTGGACGGTATTTTTTATTTATGAAAATAATAGTGTTTGGTCAACAATTCCAAAAGATGAAAAAATGCAAGAATATATTCAAAAGTATTTTATTACAAAACAAAATAGTCAGGAATTTAAAGAGGTTGTAAAAAATATTTTATTTCAAGCTAGAAAAGAAGCTTATACATTAAGAGTACCCTCTTTAAATAAAGTGATTGCAGTTAATAAAGAGCTTATTTATAAGCCTTACCAAGGTGGTATTATTCCACTTTGGGAAATAGAAATCAGTAAAAATCATTGGTCTGTTAGAGAAGAAAAAAACTATCCTAATGATTTAAAAAAAGCCATAAAACCAAAAAGATTTTAA
- a CDS encoding 6-phosphofructokinase, translated as MKKRIGILTSGGDCPGLNAAIRGVAKASYELFDCEFVGIYNGYQGLIDYKYKELLASDFSGILTRGGTMLGTQRTPFKNMRNIEDDGVDKVSNMIKNYEKLKLDCLVTLGGNGTHKNANLLREEGLNVIGLPKTIDNDIYGTDVTFGFHSAVDIATEVIDRIHTTADSHDRVMIIELMGNKAGWLTLYAGLAGGADVVLIPEIPYTLEKVQEALNNRRKKGKNFSIIVVAEGAISKEESEMTRKEFKKHRASMPYQTVSYRLAAQLNQLGFETRVTVPGHQQRGGAPSAYDRILATKFGVYAAQLIKSERYGNTVSIVNNKLQATPLEYMALKLKPVTRDDEVYKTGEIMGLTYGE; from the coding sequence ATGAAGAAAAGAATTGGAATATTAACAAGTGGTGGAGATTGTCCAGGTCTTAATGCAGCAATTAGAGGTGTAGCAAAAGCTTCATATGAACTTTTTGATTGTGAATTTGTTGGAATTTACAATGGTTATCAAGGATTAATAGATTATAAATATAAAGAGTTATTAGCAAGTGATTTTTCTGGTATTTTAACTAGGGGTGGGACAATGCTTGGGACTCAACGAACACCTTTTAAAAATATGAGAAATATTGAAGATGATGGTGTTGATAAAGTCTCAAATATGATTAAAAACTATGAAAAATTAAAATTAGACTGTTTAGTTACTTTAGGGGGTAATGGTACCCATAAAAATGCAAATCTTTTAAGGGAAGAGGGCTTAAATGTTATTGGTTTACCTAAAACAATAGATAATGATATTTATGGGACTGATGTAACTTTTGGTTTTCATAGTGCCGTTGATATCGCAACAGAGGTAATAGATAGAATTCATACAACAGCAGACTCTCATGATAGAGTTATGATTATTGAACTTATGGGAAATAAAGCTGGATGGCTTACTTTATATGCAGGACTTGCAGGTGGAGCTGATGTTGTTTTAATTCCAGAAATTCCATATACCCTTGAAAAAGTTCAAGAAGCACTTAATAATAGAAGAAAAAAAGGTAAAAACTTCTCAATTATCGTTGTAGCAGAGGGTGCAATAAGTAAAGAAGAATCAGAAATGACTAGAAAAGAGTTCAAAAAACATCGTGCTTCAATGCCCTACCAAACAGTATCTTATAGATTAGCTGCACAACTTAATCAACTTGGATTTGAAACTAGAGTTACAGTTCCAGGTCATCAACAAAGAGGAGGGGCACCATCTGCTTATGACAGAATTTTAGCAACAAAATTTGGTGTTTATGCCGCACAACTTATAAAATCAGAAAGATATGGAAATACTGTTTCAATTGTAAATAATAAACTTCAAGCAACCCCTTTAGAATATATGGCTTTAAAATTAAAACCAGTAACAAGAGATGATGAAGTTTATAAAACAGGTGAAATTATGGGATTAACCTATGGAGAGTAA
- a CDS encoding molybdopterin-dependent oxidoreductase, translating to METSRRDFLKKGALGSAAIAVSGSLSGVVAGELANRTEKIPHASHFGPFHAHVRDGKIVDITAQLDSDANPTVMVKGLADRVMTNSRVKYPVVRKSYLEGKGRGDLRGQEEFVRVSWEEALDLTAKAIKKAQKNGGNQALYNSAYSGWAHPGAFKPNAMAGRFFNQIGGAVGTAGEYSNGAAGPTNVAIVGDMEVYSIQTAHEQIIENTKVMVLWGADVYKTNRIGWAVPNHRNIDAYEEYKKAGIKFISIDPIYTKSAQEFNADWVKVRPGSDVALMLGMMNYLYKSKKYDDKFIKKYTYGFDKFLPYLLGKSDGIDKTVEWASKLSEVPASKIKELAEIMVSNRTFIAGNWAMQRAHHGEQVDWTLITLASMIGQIGLPGGGFGFSMHYAGGGDASSGKATVGGMSQGGGNKVNLNIPASRMSDLINNPGKKVTYKGKEVTYPKVEFMLCTGSSPIGHQPNVNELVEAMKTLDTIVTVDPWWTPTAKMSDIVLPATTTLERDDITSGMSYSQDRIFAMKKVVEPRYESRDDYVIFAQLAARFGKEKKFTRGRTALEWIERLYKRSYAAKEMKISFEDFWKEGVVKYDIPDSARKYVRHEAFRKDPVNNKLKTETGKIQIYSEKFASFGHDDFKGHPFWMEPAEWLGNKKLVSKYPLHLVSPHPTYRVHSQLDNTWVQSVHKVQGREPIRISPNDAKKFGVKDGEIVEVFNDRGSLLAGVVVTNTIRDGVVAIEEGAWYSPEDPTKKGSRCNSGQANLLTSSRPTSSMAQATTANTCLVSIKKAGAVKPNMAYQPPVIIGA from the coding sequence ATGGAAACTTCAAGAAGAGACTTTCTTAAAAAAGGAGCACTTGGGTCTGCAGCAATTGCAGTAAGTGGTAGTTTAAGTGGTGTAGTTGCAGGTGAACTTGCTAATAGAACGGAAAAAATTCCACATGCTTCTCACTTTGGACCATTTCATGCTCATGTAAGAGATGGGAAAATAGTTGATATAACTGCACAGTTAGATTCAGATGCAAACCCAACAGTTATGGTAAAAGGTTTAGCAGATAGAGTTATGACTAATTCAAGGGTTAAATATCCTGTTGTTAGAAAATCTTATCTTGAGGGAAAGGGAAGAGGAGATTTAAGAGGTCAAGAGGAGTTTGTTAGAGTTTCATGGGAAGAGGCTTTAGATTTAACTGCAAAAGCTATCAAGAAAGCTCAAAAAAATGGTGGGAATCAGGCACTTTATAACTCTGCTTATTCAGGATGGGCACATCCAGGTGCATTTAAACCAAATGCTATGGCAGGTAGATTCTTTAATCAAATTGGTGGAGCAGTTGGAACTGCTGGTGAGTATTCAAATGGGGCAGCTGGTCCTACAAATGTAGCTATTGTTGGAGATATGGAAGTTTACTCTATTCAAACTGCCCATGAACAAATCATAGAAAATACAAAAGTTATGGTTTTATGGGGAGCTGATGTTTATAAAACAAATAGAATTGGTTGGGCTGTGCCAAATCATAGAAATATTGATGCTTATGAAGAGTATAAAAAAGCTGGAATTAAATTTATTTCTATTGATCCAATTTATACAAAATCTGCACAAGAGTTTAATGCTGATTGGGTAAAAGTTAGACCTGGTTCTGATGTTGCTTTAATGCTTGGTATGATGAATTATTTATACAAATCAAAAAAATATGATGATAAATTTATTAAAAAATACACTTATGGTTTTGATAAGTTTTTACCATATTTACTTGGGAAAAGTGATGGTATTGATAAAACTGTTGAATGGGCATCAAAACTTTCAGAAGTTCCAGCTTCAAAAATTAAAGAGTTAGCTGAAATTATGGTTTCAAATAGAACTTTTATTGCAGGAAACTGGGCAATGCAAAGGGCACATCATGGGGAGCAAGTTGATTGGACTTTAATTACTTTAGCTTCAATGATTGGACAAATTGGACTTCCTGGAGGAGGATTTGGTTTTTCTATGCATTATGCAGGTGGTGGAGATGCTTCTTCAGGAAAAGCAACGGTTGGTGGGATGAGTCAAGGTGGAGGAAATAAAGTTAATTTAAATATTCCTGCATCTAGAATGAGTGATTTAATTAATAATCCAGGTAAAAAAGTTACTTATAAAGGGAAAGAAGTTACTTATCCAAAAGTTGAGTTTATGCTTTGTACAGGTTCATCTCCAATTGGACATCAACCAAATGTAAATGAGTTAGTTGAAGCTATGAAAACTCTTGACACTATTGTTACAGTAGATCCTTGGTGGACGCCTACAGCAAAAATGTCAGATATTGTTTTGCCAGCAACTACAACTTTAGAAAGAGATGATATTACTTCAGGTATGTCTTACTCTCAAGATAGAATCTTTGCTATGAAAAAAGTTGTTGAACCTAGATATGAATCTAGAGATGATTATGTTATTTTTGCTCAACTTGCAGCTAGATTTGGAAAAGAGAAAAAGTTTACTAGAGGAAGAACTGCTTTAGAGTGGATTGAAAGATTATATAAAAGATCTTATGCTGCAAAAGAGATGAAAATCTCATTTGAAGATTTCTGGAAAGAAGGTGTTGTAAAATATGATATCCCTGATAGTGCAAGAAAATATGTTAGACATGAAGCTTTTAGGAAAGATCCAGTTAATAATAAACTAAAAACTGAAACAGGAAAAATTCAAATTTACTCTGAAAAATTTGCAAGCTTTGGGCATGATGATTTTAAAGGACACCCATTTTGGATGGAGCCTGCTGAATGGTTAGGAAACAAAAAATTAGTTAGTAAATATCCTTTACATTTAGTTTCTCCACACCCAACATATAGAGTTCATTCTCAATTAGATAATACATGGGTACAAAGTGTTCATAAAGTTCAAGGTAGAGAACCAATTAGAATATCTCCAAATGATGCAAAAAAATTTGGTGTAAAAGATGGTGAGATTGTTGAAGTATTTAATGATAGAGGTTCATTACTTGCTGGTGTTGTAGTTACAAATACAATCAGAGATGGTGTAGTTGCAATTGAAGAGGGAGCTTGGTATTCACCTGAAGATCCAACTAAAAAAGGTTCTAGATGTAATTCTGGTCAAGCAAATCTTTTAACTTCATCTAGACCAACTTCATCTATGGCACAAGCAACAACTGCAAATACTTGTTTAGTGTCGATTAAAAAAGCAGGTGCTGTTAAACCAAATATGGCTTATCAACCACCAGTGATTATTGGAGCATAA